The following proteins are co-located in the Apium graveolens cultivar Ventura chromosome 5, ASM990537v1, whole genome shotgun sequence genome:
- the LOC141723915 gene encoding uncharacterized protein LOC141723915 isoform X1: MTDYLQEQEMEIEALEAILMDEFKEIHSSESGLNTSNRCYQITLSPEDDEFDNSITTPVQLGLIFSHTERYPDEPPLLNVISLKGIQTSDLKSLRDRLEQEASENLGMAMVYTLFSTAKEWLAERFAQDDNDAVAEAEERAKDEIIVPHGEPVTVDTFLAWRERFEAELALERAKKVQQQLLKIPRKKMMTTLTLMMKTLKMMKKICLSTIWLKNQTRPPILQGELIRSLCKQPRQYSSKHKTEFIRYKCGTPELLFYYRDVLFKYYP, encoded by the exons ATGACCG ATTATTTGCAGGAGCAGGAGATGGAAATTGAAGCTTTAGAAGCGATACTTATGGATGAGTTCAAAG AGATTCATTCCAGTGAAAGTGGGTTGAACACATCGAATCGTTGTTACCAAATTACACTATCTCCAGAG GATGATGAATTTGACAATTCAATAACTACTCCAG TTCAGCTGGGTTTGATTTTCTCTCACACGGAGAGATATCCTGATGAACCACCACTTTTGAATGTTATTAG TTTGAAAGGCATTCAAACAAGTGATCTTAAAAGTTTGAGAGACAGGCTTGAACAAGAG GCTTCAGAGAATCTTGGTATGGCTATGGTCTATACACTTTTTTCAACAGCCAAGGAGTGGCTTGCTGAAAGGTTTGCACAAGATGACAATGATGCAGTTGCTGAAGCAGAAGAGCGTGCAAAAGATGAA ATAATTGTGCCACATGGAGAACCGGTCACTGTTGATACATTCTTGGCGTGGAGAGAAAGATTTGAAGCAGAATTAGCCTTGGAAAGGGCCAA AAAGGTGCAGCAGCAATTACTGAAGATTCCGAGGAAGAAGATGATGACGACATTGACTTTGATGATGAAGACTTTGAAG atgatgaagaagatatGCTTGAGCACTATCTGGCTGAAAAATCAGACTCGTCCACCCATTCTTCAAGGCGAGCTAATTAGAAGCTTGTGTAAACAGCCAAGACAATACAGTTCTAAACACAAAACTGAGTTCATCCGATACAAATGCGGGACACCAGAACTGTTGTTTTATTACCGTGACGTACTTTTCAAGTATTATCCTTAA
- the LOC141723915 gene encoding uncharacterized protein LOC141723915 isoform X2 has translation MTDYLQEQEMEIEALEAILMDEFKEIHSSESGLNTSNRCYQITLSPEDDEFDNSITTPVQLGLIFSHTERYPDEPPLLNVISLKGIQTSDLKSLRDRLEQEASENLGMAMVYTLFSTAKEWLAERFAQDDNDAVAEAEERAKDEIIVPHGEPVTVDTFLAWRERFEAELALERAKLMPEIALTATKEKKLTGRQWFESGRAAMKGAAAITEDSEEEDDDDIDFDDEDFEDDEEDMLEHYLAEKSDSSTHSSRRAN, from the exons ATGACCG ATTATTTGCAGGAGCAGGAGATGGAAATTGAAGCTTTAGAAGCGATACTTATGGATGAGTTCAAAG AGATTCATTCCAGTGAAAGTGGGTTGAACACATCGAATCGTTGTTACCAAATTACACTATCTCCAGAG GATGATGAATTTGACAATTCAATAACTACTCCAG TTCAGCTGGGTTTGATTTTCTCTCACACGGAGAGATATCCTGATGAACCACCACTTTTGAATGTTATTAG TTTGAAAGGCATTCAAACAAGTGATCTTAAAAGTTTGAGAGACAGGCTTGAACAAGAG GCTTCAGAGAATCTTGGTATGGCTATGGTCTATACACTTTTTTCAACAGCCAAGGAGTGGCTTGCTGAAAGGTTTGCACAAGATGACAATGATGCAGTTGCTGAAGCAGAAGAGCGTGCAAAAGATGAA ATAATTGTGCCACATGGAGAACCGGTCACTGTTGATACATTCTTGGCGTGGAGAGAAAGATTTGAAGCAGAATTAGCCTTGGAAAGGGCCAA ATTAATGCCCGAGATAGCACTAACAGCAACTAAGGAAAAGAAACTAACTGGTAGACAGTGGTTTGAAAGTGGAAGAGCTGCTATG AAAGGTGCAGCAGCAATTACTGAAGATTCCGAGGAAGAAGATGATGACGACATTGACTTTGATGATGAAGACTTTGAAG atgatgaagaagatatGCTTGAGCACTATCTGGCTGAAAAATCAGACTCGTCCACCCATTCTTCAAGGCGAGCTAATTAG
- the LOC141723917 gene encoding calvin cycle protein CP12-3, chloroplastic encodes MATTTFTTQPPTISSTRLSLRRVPVSKTVTMMIGKGGAKYKGTKMRAKKLTDMIEAKVIEAKQVCEGDKRSDECKVAWDQVEEVSQAMADLRQKLAKCQDPLEFFCSENPNFDECVVDY; translated from the coding sequence ATGGCCACAACTACCTTTACAACACAACCTCCGACAATCTCTTCGACGAGACTCTCTCTCCGGCGAGTACCGGTATCGAAAACCGTGACGATGATGATAGGAAAAGGAGGTGCGAAATACAAAGGAACGAAGATGAGAGCGAAGAAGCTAACGGATATGATCGAGGCGAAAGTAATTGAAGCTAAGCAAGTGTGTGAAGGTGATAAAAGATCGGATGAGTGTAAAGTTGCGTGGGATCAAGTTGAGGAAGTGAGTCAAGCGATGGCGGATCTTCGTCAGAAGCTTGCTAAATGTCAAGATCCGCTCGAGTTTTTTTGTTCGGAGAATCCGAATTTTGATGAATGTGTTGTTGATTATTAG